The following is a genomic window from Microbispora sp. ZYX-F-249.
CGTGGTGCTCTTCTCCTTGATGCCGATGATGTCGACGGTCTCGTTGACCTTGACGATGCCGCGCTCGATACGGCCGGTGACGACGGTGCCGCGACCGGTGATCGAGAACACGTCCTCGATCGGCATGAGGAAGGGCTTGTCGGTGTCACGAACGGGCTCGGGGACGTTCTCGTCCACGGCGTTCATGAGCTCGATGATGGAGTCGCCCCACTTCTCGTCGCCCTCGAGCGCCTTGAGCGCCGATACGCGCACGACCGGCAGGTCGTCGCCCGGGAACTCCTGGGCGGACAGCAGCTCGCGGACCTCGAGCTCGACGAGCTCCAGGATCTCCTCGTCGTCGACCATGTCGGCCTTGTTGAGGGCCACGACGATGTAGGGGACGCCGACCTGGCGGGCCAGGAGGACGTGCTCCTTCGTCTGCGGCATCGGGCCGTCGGTCGCCGCGACCACCAGGATCGCGCCGTCCATCTGGGCGGCACCGGTGATCATGTTCTTCACGTAGTCGGCGTGACCGGGGCAGTCCACGTGGGCGTAGTGGCGCTTCTCGGTCTGGTACTCGACGTGCGCGATGGAGATGGTGATTCCGCGAGCCTTCTCCTCGGGCGCCTTGTCGATCTTGTCGAACGGGGTCGCCTCGTTGAGCTGCGGGAAACGGTCGTGAAGCACCTTGGTGATCGCCGCGGTCAGAGTGGTCTTGCCGTGGTCGATGTGCCCAATGGTGCCGATGTTCACGTGCGGCTTGTTCCGCTCGAACTTGGCCTTGGCCACTGGTCTGTCTCCTTAGAGATTC
Proteins encoded in this region:
- the tuf gene encoding elongation factor Tu encodes the protein MAKAKFERNKPHVNIGTIGHIDHGKTTLTAAITKVLHDRFPQLNEATPFDKIDKAPEEKARGITISIAHVEYQTEKRHYAHVDCPGHADYVKNMITGAAQMDGAILVVAATDGPMPQTKEHVLLARQVGVPYIVVALNKADMVDDEEILELVELEVRELLSAQEFPGDDLPVVRVSALKALEGDEKWGDSIIELMNAVDENVPEPVRDTDKPFLMPIEDVFSITGRGTVVTGRIERGIVKVNETVDIIGIKEKSTTTTVTGVEMFRKLLDEGQAGDNVGLLLRGIKREEVERGQCVIKPGTTTPHTEFEAQVYILSKDEGGRHTPFFNNYRPQFYFRTTDVTGVVNLPEGTEMVMPGDNTEMTVQLIQPVAMEEGLKFAIREGGRTVGAGRVTKVIK